One stretch of Penaeus chinensis breed Huanghai No. 1 chromosome 27, ASM1920278v2, whole genome shotgun sequence DNA includes these proteins:
- the LOC125039672 gene encoding suppressor APC domain-containing protein 2-like isoform X1 codes for MNSTFFMRPRGSSIMTATQTAGGFAALDGLPKPFVNAMRTLFDIMDDQRTGYVKFSEIERRWQDDGTQGMPRGVLGSLRKVTPPDGYLSFERFCAGLQISLLRNKMDDPSSSSYGNSMPAKPGPPPTKSSSISSMGPPPPSKPSIISSMGPPPLPHSRPPSAPLLDEEHSKQPRTNANMPSNIRSNIGVPQHHRAERTMSMPHLDEPLNQHDAAPLHQYDHADVRSHAGKPDIKMGVGGIMGHSKSMGNMQGPPKPPRALERDRGTHSLDRNLENRGITDHPRIPSDIRGTHSLERDHSERKWSHERLERPHRERERSDYMEFRRERGSSLERLLDPEEKANHVPLGRAGIRSALQTWHKERSKGDLGDNNNNNKIMHEKEFKEPRVQALEPMGRGVGDGGDSTRAAVVNHSEPTALTAAAAPSATAMAAPAPTNKRSSRRREPRRHTLQNGIDNNMLRRLKQLEAERDMLVQGYEVVERARAWYRQQLQGITERIHQLPHGPPKHEPSIEAQQEKLHFQLARIHEVNAHLQALMEATERGLPTHMNLAIRPMSSALPHTGNLGEGATASSRCQGAEAEDQDRVIDRLKDQNHLLTEEVSNKSERITALEREKAALLRELFQSRSSHHHPQVASADSTFM; via the exons ATGAATTCAACATTTTTCATGAG ACCTAGAGGCAGCTCCATCATGACTGCAACACAGACAGCGGGTGGCTTTGCTGCTCTCGATGGCTTACCAAAGCCATTTGTAAATGCCATGAGAACTCTCTTTGATATTATGGATGATCAACGTACAGGCTACGTTAAATTTTCAG aaatagagagaagatggCAGGATGATGGAACACAAGGAATGCCGAGAGGTGTGTTAGGAAGCCTCCGTAAGGTGACTCCACCTGATGGATACCTTTCATTTGAACGCTTTTGTGCAGGTTTACAG ATCAGCTTACTGAGGAATAAGATGGATGACCCATCTTCAAGTTCTTATGGAAACAGCATGCCTGCCAAACCAGGTCCTCCCCCAACCAagtcttcttccatttcctccatgGGTCCTCCACCACCCTCCAAACCTTCCATTATTTCTTCCATGgggcctcctccccttccacattCTAGACCACCTTCAGCACCTCTCTTGGATGAA GAGCATTCAAAGCAACCCCGCACTAATGCCAATATGCCCAGCAATATTAGAAGTAATATAGGTGTTCCACAGCACCATCGTGCTGAGCGCACCATGTCAATGCCTCACCTTGATGAACCCTTGAACCAACATGATGCTGCTCCATTGCACCAGTATGACCATGCAGATGTGCGATCACATGCCGGCAAACCTGACATAAAGATGGGAGTTGGTGGTATTATGGGTCATTCTAAGTCTATGGGCAATATGCAGGGACCCCCAAAACCACCCCGGGCATTAGAGCGAGACAGAGGAACACACAGCTTGGACCGAAACCTCGAGAACAGAGGCATCACAGACCACCCAAGAATACCCAGTGACATACGTGGAACACACTCATTAGAAAGAGACCACTCAGAGAGGAAGTGGAGTCATGAGAGGCTTGAAAGACCACATAGAGAAAG AGAACGTTCAGATTACATGGAATTTCGCCGTGAAAGAGGTTCTAGTCTGGAAAGGTTGCTTGACCCTGAGGAAAAGGCAAACCATGTTCCTCTTGGGCGTGCTGGTATACGCTCTGCCTTGCAGACATGGCATAAGGAGAGGAGCAAAGGAGATCTtggagacaacaacaacaacaacaaaatcatgcACGAGAAGGAATTCAAGGAGCCAAG agTTCAGGCATTAGAACCCATGGGCCGTGGAGTGGGTGATGGAGGTGACAGCACAAGAGCAGCTGTGGTGAACCACTCTGAGCCTACTGCTCTCACAGCTGCTGCTGCACCTTCTGCAACTGCCATGGCTGCTCCAGCTCCTACCAATAAGAGGTCCAGCAGAAGAAGAGAGCCAAGGAGACACACACTCCAGAATGGCATTGACAACAATATG CTGCGGCGTTTGAAGCAACTAGAGGCTGAGAGAGACATGTTGGTGCAAGGTTATGAGGTGGTTGAGAGAGCCAGAGCATGGTATAGACAGCAGCTCCAGGGTATAACAGAGAGAATTCATCAGCTGCCACATGGACCTCCAAAACAT GAACCCAGCATTGAAGCCCAACAGGAAAAGTTACACTTCCAATTGGCACGTATCCATGAGGTAAATGCCCACTTACAGGCCTTGATGGAGGCCACTGAGCGAGGCCTCCCAACGCACATGAACTTGGCTATCCGCCCCATGTCGTCCGCACTTCCACACACAGGAAACCTGGGTGAGGGAGCAACTGCCTCATCCAGATGCCaaggagcagaagcagaagacCAGGACCGTGTAATTGATAGACTGAAGGATCAGAACCACTTGCTTACTGAG GAAGTAAGCAACAAGAGTGAACGAATCACTGCCCTGGAGCGAGAGAAAGCTGCCCTCCTCCGAGAGCTGTTTCAGTCACGGTCGTCGCACCACCACCCACAGGTTGCCTCGGCAGACTCAACATTCATGTGA
- the LOC125039672 gene encoding suppressor APC domain-containing protein 2-like isoform X2 — translation MTATQTAGGFAALDGLPKPFVNAMRTLFDIMDDQRTGYVKFSEIERRWQDDGTQGMPRGVLGSLRKVTPPDGYLSFERFCAGLQISLLRNKMDDPSSSSYGNSMPAKPGPPPTKSSSISSMGPPPPSKPSIISSMGPPPLPHSRPPSAPLLDEEHSKQPRTNANMPSNIRSNIGVPQHHRAERTMSMPHLDEPLNQHDAAPLHQYDHADVRSHAGKPDIKMGVGGIMGHSKSMGNMQGPPKPPRALERDRGTHSLDRNLENRGITDHPRIPSDIRGTHSLERDHSERKWSHERLERPHRERERSDYMEFRRERGSSLERLLDPEEKANHVPLGRAGIRSALQTWHKERSKGDLGDNNNNNKIMHEKEFKEPRVQALEPMGRGVGDGGDSTRAAVVNHSEPTALTAAAAPSATAMAAPAPTNKRSSRRREPRRHTLQNGIDNNMLRRLKQLEAERDMLVQGYEVVERARAWYRQQLQGITERIHQLPHGPPKHEPSIEAQQEKLHFQLARIHEVNAHLQALMEATERGLPTHMNLAIRPMSSALPHTGNLGEGATASSRCQGAEAEDQDRVIDRLKDQNHLLTEEVSNKSERITALEREKAALLRELFQSRSSHHHPQVASADSTFM, via the exons ATGACTGCAACACAGACAGCGGGTGGCTTTGCTGCTCTCGATGGCTTACCAAAGCCATTTGTAAATGCCATGAGAACTCTCTTTGATATTATGGATGATCAACGTACAGGCTACGTTAAATTTTCAG aaatagagagaagatggCAGGATGATGGAACACAAGGAATGCCGAGAGGTGTGTTAGGAAGCCTCCGTAAGGTGACTCCACCTGATGGATACCTTTCATTTGAACGCTTTTGTGCAGGTTTACAG ATCAGCTTACTGAGGAATAAGATGGATGACCCATCTTCAAGTTCTTATGGAAACAGCATGCCTGCCAAACCAGGTCCTCCCCCAACCAagtcttcttccatttcctccatgGGTCCTCCACCACCCTCCAAACCTTCCATTATTTCTTCCATGgggcctcctccccttccacattCTAGACCACCTTCAGCACCTCTCTTGGATGAA GAGCATTCAAAGCAACCCCGCACTAATGCCAATATGCCCAGCAATATTAGAAGTAATATAGGTGTTCCACAGCACCATCGTGCTGAGCGCACCATGTCAATGCCTCACCTTGATGAACCCTTGAACCAACATGATGCTGCTCCATTGCACCAGTATGACCATGCAGATGTGCGATCACATGCCGGCAAACCTGACATAAAGATGGGAGTTGGTGGTATTATGGGTCATTCTAAGTCTATGGGCAATATGCAGGGACCCCCAAAACCACCCCGGGCATTAGAGCGAGACAGAGGAACACACAGCTTGGACCGAAACCTCGAGAACAGAGGCATCACAGACCACCCAAGAATACCCAGTGACATACGTGGAACACACTCATTAGAAAGAGACCACTCAGAGAGGAAGTGGAGTCATGAGAGGCTTGAAAGACCACATAGAGAAAG AGAACGTTCAGATTACATGGAATTTCGCCGTGAAAGAGGTTCTAGTCTGGAAAGGTTGCTTGACCCTGAGGAAAAGGCAAACCATGTTCCTCTTGGGCGTGCTGGTATACGCTCTGCCTTGCAGACATGGCATAAGGAGAGGAGCAAAGGAGATCTtggagacaacaacaacaacaacaaaatcatgcACGAGAAGGAATTCAAGGAGCCAAG agTTCAGGCATTAGAACCCATGGGCCGTGGAGTGGGTGATGGAGGTGACAGCACAAGAGCAGCTGTGGTGAACCACTCTGAGCCTACTGCTCTCACAGCTGCTGCTGCACCTTCTGCAACTGCCATGGCTGCTCCAGCTCCTACCAATAAGAGGTCCAGCAGAAGAAGAGAGCCAAGGAGACACACACTCCAGAATGGCATTGACAACAATATG CTGCGGCGTTTGAAGCAACTAGAGGCTGAGAGAGACATGTTGGTGCAAGGTTATGAGGTGGTTGAGAGAGCCAGAGCATGGTATAGACAGCAGCTCCAGGGTATAACAGAGAGAATTCATCAGCTGCCACATGGACCTCCAAAACAT GAACCCAGCATTGAAGCCCAACAGGAAAAGTTACACTTCCAATTGGCACGTATCCATGAGGTAAATGCCCACTTACAGGCCTTGATGGAGGCCACTGAGCGAGGCCTCCCAACGCACATGAACTTGGCTATCCGCCCCATGTCGTCCGCACTTCCACACACAGGAAACCTGGGTGAGGGAGCAACTGCCTCATCCAGATGCCaaggagcagaagcagaagacCAGGACCGTGTAATTGATAGACTGAAGGATCAGAACCACTTGCTTACTGAG GAAGTAAGCAACAAGAGTGAACGAATCACTGCCCTGGAGCGAGAGAAAGCTGCCCTCCTCCGAGAGCTGTTTCAGTCACGGTCGTCGCACCACCACCCACAGGTTGCCTCGGCAGACTCAACATTCATGTGA